In one Bacillus thuringiensis genomic region, the following are encoded:
- a CDS encoding glycosyltransferase family 2 protein, whose product MKSLTVIILYSEREQILEESIQSIWKLNPLEIIILVPNDRRNLYEIAKKNKCHIVLMDKYSTYYEGYEASVKAAKGDVLLFVDSNFSISTNEMKKFIEPVVTNQADVVLNKIDKFVEVGKCPNMDIVWRKMLNEILSRPDLKSNSILSLPYALAKEVVVNIGFDYMKNIVLAHMNIVDQGWRINDQYAIKTLSRDETLEEEGYLVKKELSENEKEKLGKYLIGISKWIEKKGKRVGFTDAGKRRDIVQKLGECKRYPSYHQGWGMHSSIYDGKQLSVIIPVQNEEETIEQVILEARKIEPLEIIVVVNGSIDQTANIAKRLGATIIKYNERLGHNVGRAIGALEATGDILLFIDGDFSVSGSDLHHFTKAVSDGIDIALNDLNPMLNPPFYIVDIVKYMLNLAYDRPELSNGSLVAIPHAMSRSCLDAIGWETLLCPSLAQVKAILQGYRVECVHYVDVVKPNRIRLKENVSQNGHPPAVLRIIGDHVEALSYLIEQLEMDGKGD is encoded by the coding sequence ATGAAATCGTTAACGGTTATTATTTTGTATAGTGAAAGAGAGCAAATATTAGAAGAGTCAATTCAATCTATATGGAAGCTAAATCCTCTTGAAATTATAATTTTAGTTCCTAACGATAGAAGAAATTTGTATGAAATAGCAAAGAAAAATAAATGCCATATTGTTTTGATGGATAAATATAGTACGTATTATGAGGGGTATGAAGCTTCTGTAAAGGCAGCAAAAGGAGATGTTTTGTTATTTGTAGATAGTAATTTTTCAATATCTACAAATGAGATGAAGAAATTTATTGAACCAGTTGTTACAAATCAGGCTGATGTAGTATTAAACAAAATAGATAAATTTGTAGAAGTTGGTAAATGTCCAAATATGGATATTGTATGGAGAAAAATGTTAAATGAAATTTTAAGTCGACCAGATTTAAAAAGCAATTCAATACTTTCATTACCATATGCACTTGCGAAGGAAGTAGTAGTAAATATCGGCTTTGATTATATGAAAAATATCGTTCTAGCTCATATGAACATAGTGGATCAAGGATGGCGGATTAACGATCAATATGCAATAAAAACGTTATCTAGAGATGAAACGTTAGAAGAGGAAGGGTATTTAGTTAAAAAAGAATTGTCAGAAAATGAAAAGGAGAAATTGGGAAAATATTTAATCGGTATTTCTAAATGGATAGAGAAAAAGGGAAAAAGAGTAGGGTTTACTGATGCAGGAAAAAGAAGAGATATTGTTCAAAAACTAGGTGAATGTAAGCGATACCCTTCCTATCATCAAGGGTGGGGAATGCATTCTTCAATTTATGATGGGAAGCAACTTTCTGTCATTATACCGGTGCAAAATGAAGAGGAAACTATAGAACAAGTAATACTTGAGGCGAGAAAAATAGAACCACTAGAAATAATTGTCGTTGTAAATGGTTCGATAGATCAAACGGCCAATATCGCTAAAAGACTTGGTGCTACTATTATTAAATATAACGAACGACTCGGTCATAATGTTGGACGTGCTATTGGAGCGCTTGAAGCTACAGGAGATATTCTTTTATTTATTGATGGTGATTTTAGTGTTTCAGGAAGTGATTTACATCACTTTACAAAAGCAGTTTCAGATGGCATAGACATAGCGTTAAATGATTTGAACCCAATGCTCAATCCGCCTTTTTATATTGTTGATATTGTAAAATATATGCTTAATTTAGCATATGATCGCCCAGAATTAAGTAATGGATCATTAGTAGCTATTCCACATGCAATGAGTAGATCATGTTTAGATGCAATAGGGTGGGAAACTTTACTATGCCCTAGTCTTGCACAAGTAAAAGCTATATTACAAGGATATAGGGTAGAATGTGTTCATTATGTTGATGTTGTAAAACCGAATAGAATTCGTTTAAAGGAAAATGTAAGTCAAAATGGACATCCTCCAGCAGTATTAAGAATAATTGGTGATCATGTTGAAGCTCTCTCTTACTTGATAGAACAACTCGAAATGGATGGAAAGGGTGATTAA
- a CDS encoding glycosyltransferase, translated as MDFQTTEPFILKVNWDKVTYEFLIRIKPNASNTIVFGSGAGGFQEQPIGPPIFHRHSWMNEFEDTVIYYNDPTLYLGKLSLGWGQGELNRFYLQDIANILEILFIKLKVDSKNVLFYGSSGGGFMSLILAGFVKGSTAFINNPQTNLIKWIPVPVNLVFDLSYPGLSREEVEEKFGERINVVKFFNHIKYVPNIYFLQNFACEFDVQNHLLPFISELEQLDKDTEVNQIIIDLYFDKKAGHAAVGKSETIEYIKKVKPNQTVKEEQKEVDLSVVIVLGEDKSKLNQILNKVQHIKPLEIIIVSDDRMSAIQSISTFVESNVVVIEEKSKWKAPVHGAKVANGDVVLFLNGEDVIFSVELERFIEPLLKKEQDVILNNIDSVCFEKMRVEWPSIAMVYRKIVNDVLGRMDLKYDSVLSMPYAIRKKAIEDIGYDTLQNPVLSQITFIEKGWRLQSSSAITNTSLNNIPTNKTSFYKNELTKLEVCEIKENVKALESWLQRKDGRGNYTDGGRKREIIEQLKKQKNYSLFHKGWGMNSSIYNGKQLSIIIPAQNEETTIKEVILEARKIEPKEIIVVINGSTDQTEAIAKQLGATVIVYQEALGHDVGRAIGAQEATGDILLFIDADFAIPAKDLHPLTKAVANGIDMALNDLNLNLRFPLYIVNLYKYVLNIACNRKDLGVGSTIAVPHAISRKCLEGIGWDTLHTACVAQVKAILEGYKVECVHFVDVMKPNRIRPQEHFATIGHPPAVLRITGDHLEGFSYLLKNKGFKDLF; from the coding sequence ATGGATTTTCAAACTACGGAGCCATTTATACTCAAGGTTAATTGGGATAAAGTAACGTATGAATTTTTAATTCGTATTAAGCCCAATGCTTCTAACACAATTGTTTTTGGATCCGGAGCAGGTGGGTTTCAAGAACAACCAATTGGTCCACCTATTTTTCATCGACATTCTTGGATGAATGAATTTGAAGATACTGTTATATATTATAATGATCCTACTTTATATCTTGGAAAATTATCTTTAGGTTGGGGACAGGGAGAGTTAAATAGATTTTATTTACAAGATATAGCTAATATTCTAGAAATATTATTTATAAAGTTAAAAGTTGATTCAAAAAATGTCTTGTTTTATGGAAGTTCTGGAGGAGGATTTATGTCTTTAATTTTAGCTGGATTCGTTAAAGGTTCCACAGCTTTCATTAATAATCCTCAAACAAATTTAATAAAGTGGATACCTGTACCGGTAAATTTAGTTTTCGATTTATCTTATCCAGGTTTATCAAGAGAAGAAGTTGAGGAGAAATTTGGTGAAAGAATTAATGTTGTGAAATTTTTTAATCACATTAAATATGTGCCGAACATTTATTTTTTGCAAAATTTCGCGTGTGAATTTGATGTGCAAAATCATTTGCTACCATTTATTTCTGAATTAGAGCAACTTGATAAAGACACGGAAGTAAATCAAATTATAATTGACTTATATTTTGATAAAAAAGCAGGGCATGCAGCTGTAGGTAAGAGTGAAACAATTGAATATATAAAAAAAGTAAAACCTAATCAGACTGTAAAAGAAGAACAAAAAGAAGTGGACCTATCAGTCGTTATAGTTTTAGGAGAAGATAAATCAAAATTGAATCAAATTTTAAATAAAGTGCAGCATATAAAACCACTAGAAATTATTATTGTATCTGATGATAGAATGAGTGCGATACAATCTATATCAACATTTGTTGAAAGTAACGTTGTTGTGATTGAGGAGAAAAGTAAATGGAAAGCACCAGTTCATGGGGCAAAAGTCGCCAATGGTGATGTGGTCTTATTTTTAAATGGAGAAGATGTTATTTTTTCGGTAGAATTAGAACGATTTATAGAACCGCTACTAAAAAAGGAACAGGATGTAATCCTAAATAACATAGACTCCGTATGTTTTGAAAAGATGAGAGTAGAATGGCCAAGTATTGCTATGGTGTATAGAAAAATAGTAAACGATGTATTGGGGCGCATGGATTTAAAATATGATTCGGTGTTATCTATGCCATATGCCATTAGAAAAAAAGCAATTGAGGACATTGGATATGACACTTTGCAAAATCCCGTTCTATCTCAAATAACTTTTATTGAGAAAGGGTGGCGACTACAATCCTCGTCAGCTATCACTAACACCTCCTTGAATAATATACCCACAAACAAAACCTCTTTCTATAAAAATGAATTAACTAAATTAGAAGTATGTGAGATTAAAGAAAACGTAAAAGCTTTGGAGAGTTGGTTACAACGAAAAGATGGTAGAGGTAACTATACAGATGGAGGAAGAAAAAGAGAAATTATAGAGCAACTAAAAAAACAGAAGAATTATTCACTTTTTCATAAAGGATGGGGAATGAATTCCTCTATTTATAATGGAAAACAGTTATCGATTATTATACCAGCACAAAATGAAGAAACAACGATTAAAGAAGTTATTCTTGAGGCAAGAAAAATTGAACCGAAAGAAATAATTGTTGTAATTAATGGATCAACAGATCAAACAGAAGCAATTGCTAAGCAACTAGGAGCTACAGTAATTGTTTATCAAGAAGCATTGGGTCACGATGTAGGACGGGCAATTGGTGCACAAGAAGCCACAGGGGATATACTTCTCTTTATTGATGCTGATTTTGCTATTCCAGCAAAAGATCTTCACCCATTAACAAAGGCTGTTGCCAATGGGATTGATATGGCTTTAAACGATTTAAATTTAAATCTTAGATTTCCTCTATATATTGTAAATTTATATAAATATGTGTTGAATATTGCTTGTAATCGTAAAGATTTAGGAGTGGGATCCACAATTGCTGTTCCCCATGCTATTAGTAGAAAATGTTTAGAGGGAATCGGCTGGGATACACTTCACACAGCGTGTGTTGCGCAAGTAAAGGCAATATTAGAAGGATATAAAGTTGAATGTGTCCATTTTGTAGATGTAATGAAACCTAATCGTATTCGGCCACAAGAGCATTTTGCCACGATAGGACATCCACCAGCTGTATTAAGAATTACTGGGGATCATTTAGAAGGATTTTCGTATTTATTGAAGAATAAGGGTTTTAAAGATTTATTTTAA
- a CDS encoding aspartate aminotransferase family protein produces MSDWFQLDKEYMVSTYCRTEVAMERGEGCNLYDVDGKEYLDLFSGVGVNVLGYNHPKIVQTTMEQVAKSLHLPFHFLNPVAIEYAKKLVACTLKSGKVFFTNSGTEATETTLKLIDKYRTIANEERDGVVVLKDSFHGRTLGALHFTRQEKVYQNFPKTSIPVYEVERENIDQLEETIIKENPIAIMLEPVLGSGGIYPLSSEYLHGIQYLCEKYNVLLVVDEVQSGMGRTGKLFAYQNFNITPDIIQIGKGAGGGIPLGGIIVGEKLCDVFAPGDHGTTFAHSSMGTALGLTVLNTLIEDGLMHEAYETSLYLNDKLQEIQKENSYYIQEVRHAGMMFGISLNDTYENVKKLQIELMNKGMLVDVTQGNIIRLLPPYIITKEEIDAFINQFIICLDKVAAVVSA; encoded by the coding sequence ATGTCGGATTGGTTTCAATTAGATAAAGAATATATGGTGTCTACATATTGTCGTACAGAGGTTGCAATGGAAAGAGGAGAAGGATGTAATCTATATGATGTAGATGGTAAAGAGTATTTAGATTTATTTTCTGGCGTAGGAGTAAATGTATTAGGATACAATCATCCTAAAATTGTACAAACGACAATGGAGCAAGTTGCGAAATCGTTGCATTTACCGTTTCATTTCTTAAACCCAGTTGCAATTGAGTATGCAAAGAAATTAGTAGCGTGTACTTTAAAAAGCGGAAAAGTCTTTTTTACAAACTCTGGTACGGAAGCGACAGAAACGACATTAAAATTAATTGATAAATATAGAACTATTGCGAATGAAGAACGTGATGGAGTAGTTGTGTTAAAAGATAGTTTTCACGGGAGGACGTTAGGGGCACTACATTTTACGAGACAAGAAAAGGTATATCAAAATTTCCCTAAAACATCTATTCCTGTATATGAAGTAGAGCGCGAAAATATAGACCAATTAGAAGAGACCATTATTAAAGAGAACCCAATTGCGATTATGCTAGAGCCTGTTTTAGGAAGTGGGGGGATTTATCCTTTATCAAGTGAATATTTACATGGTATTCAATATTTATGTGAAAAATATAATGTACTTCTTGTCGTTGATGAAGTTCAAAGTGGTATGGGTAGAACGGGAAAACTATTTGCTTATCAAAATTTTAATATTACACCGGACATTATTCAAATTGGTAAAGGTGCAGGAGGCGGGATACCGCTAGGAGGAATTATTGTAGGTGAAAAGCTATGTGATGTATTTGCACCTGGAGATCATGGAACAACATTTGCTCATTCATCAATGGGAACGGCTTTAGGGTTAACGGTATTAAACACATTGATTGAAGATGGTTTAATGCACGAAGCGTATGAAACGTCACTATATTTAAATGATAAATTACAAGAAATTCAGAAAGAAAATTCTTATTATATTCAGGAAGTACGTCATGCTGGCATGATGTTTGGAATTAGTCTGAATGATACGTATGAAAATGTGAAGAAATTACAGATTGAGCTAATGAATAAAGGAATGTTAGTCGATGTAACACAAGGGAATATTATTCGATTACTTCCGCCGTATATTATTACGAAAGAGGAAATTGACGCATTTATTAATCAGTTTATTATTTGTTTAGATAAAGTTGCTGCTGTAGTAAGTGCTTAA
- a CDS encoding adenine deaminase C-terminal domain-containing protein has product MGENQFRWSNKQLREHVEVIDGTRSPHILLKNATYLNSYIREWMQAHIWIYDDRIIYVGEKLPVQLQGCEVIDCEGKYVVPGYIEPHAHPYQLYNPETLANYAMQFGTTTFINDNLTLFFTLQREEAFCLLDEFEKIPASMYWWCRFDGQTELQNGESLFNREEIIEWLKHKAVLQGGELTAWPKLLHGDDEMLHWVQETKRLHEKVEGHFPGASETTLAKLKLLGTDCDHEAMTGQEAFARLMQGYTVSLRNSSIRPDLEVLLKELLELGVKQFDRFILTTDGSHPSFYENGMTNVMIATAIKQGVPIIDAYHMASYNIARYYNMEHLHGSIATGRIANINILESKENPVPISVIAKGKWVKRDGVNTHEALHIDWSKHKVTPLSLDWSIEKEDMIFSNKTGIHLLNNVITKPYTSEINIDCDELSTDHDECFLMMIARDGGWQVNTAVKGFAKELGGLASSYSGTGDIILIGKRKEDMLTAFRRVKELGGGMVIAENNEVLHEIALPLLGIMSNLKMRELIQEEKQMVKLLQERGYAYDDPAFTILFFSATHLPFVRVTPIGLYDVKSSKVVASPVNLIKQY; this is encoded by the coding sequence TTGGGAGAAAATCAGTTTAGATGGAGTAACAAGCAATTAAGAGAACATGTTGAAGTAATAGACGGCACAAGAAGTCCACACATTTTATTGAAAAATGCAACTTATTTAAATTCCTATATACGCGAGTGGATGCAAGCACATATTTGGATCTATGATGATCGCATTATTTATGTAGGAGAAAAACTACCAGTGCAACTACAAGGATGCGAAGTCATTGATTGTGAAGGAAAGTATGTCGTACCCGGTTACATAGAACCGCATGCACATCCGTATCAATTATATAATCCAGAAACGTTAGCGAATTATGCGATGCAATTTGGGACGACTACTTTTATTAATGATAATTTAACTTTATTTTTCACATTACAACGTGAAGAAGCATTTTGTTTATTAGATGAATTTGAAAAGATTCCAGCAAGTATGTATTGGTGGTGTCGTTTTGATGGACAGACTGAATTGCAAAACGGGGAATCTTTATTTAATCGTGAAGAAATAATAGAGTGGCTAAAGCATAAAGCAGTTCTTCAAGGCGGTGAGCTAACAGCGTGGCCAAAGTTATTACATGGCGATGATGAAATGTTACATTGGGTGCAGGAAACGAAACGATTACATGAAAAAGTAGAAGGACATTTTCCAGGAGCATCTGAAACGACTTTAGCAAAGTTAAAACTGTTAGGTACAGATTGTGATCATGAGGCGATGACAGGACAGGAAGCTTTTGCTCGTCTTATGCAAGGTTACACGGTTTCCCTAAGAAATTCTTCAATCCGTCCAGATTTAGAAGTGTTACTGAAAGAATTGCTGGAATTAGGAGTAAAGCAGTTTGATAGATTTATTCTTACGACAGACGGTTCACATCCTTCGTTCTATGAAAATGGAATGACAAATGTAATGATAGCTACCGCGATAAAACAAGGAGTGCCAATAATAGATGCTTATCATATGGCAAGCTATAATATCGCTCGTTATTACAATATGGAACATCTACATGGTTCAATTGCGACAGGTAGAATTGCTAATATTAATATTTTGGAAAGTAAAGAAAACCCGGTTCCAATAAGTGTAATTGCAAAGGGGAAATGGGTGAAGCGTGACGGTGTAAATACACATGAGGCATTACATATAGACTGGAGTAAACATAAAGTAACTCCATTATCACTAGATTGGTCAATAGAAAAAGAGGATATGATTTTCTCTAATAAAACGGGGATACACTTATTAAATAACGTTATTACAAAACCATACACTAGTGAAATCAATATAGACTGTGATGAATTGTCCACAGATCATGATGAATGTTTCCTTATGATGATTGCTCGTGATGGCGGTTGGCAAGTGAATACAGCTGTGAAAGGTTTTGCAAAAGAACTAGGTGGGCTTGCTAGCTCTTATTCTGGTACAGGTGACATCATTCTTATAGGAAAAAGAAAAGAAGATATGCTTACAGCTTTTCGTAGAGTAAAAGAGCTCGGTGGTGGAATGGTCATAGCAGAAAACAATGAAGTGTTACACGAAATAGCATTACCATTACTCGGGATTATGTCTAATTTAAAAATGAGAGAATTAATACAGGAAGAGAAACAGATGGTGAAATTACTACAAGAGCGTGGCTACGCGTATGATGATCCAGCATTTACAATTTTATTCTTTTCTGCGACGCACTTGCCTTTTGTACGAGTAACACCTATAGGATTATATGATGTGAAAAGTAGTAAAGTAGTTGCCTCGCCCGTGAATTTGATAAAGCAATATTAA
- a CDS encoding glycosyltransferase family 2 protein: MCKNPISIIIRIQHNIRVLTEILKACEQLQPLEIILTINGCIDDSIDIAQSYNCKIITLEEPTESNNCYVIGAKKAKGKYLLFLDANYNINPSLLKQFLQPLLDESADLVLNNLDDFFYQKQKPTIEMIWQQVTNHFFHRPDLHVNSLLFPPYAITKEILEAITPESLLNPILAQMKIIKNKFRISNHFKISIPQIPSFPSKQLIRYHLEAIENWINILQNSRGNYTDNNRRRDIILELQNGEQRAIPKIITGKEFYSNTYGNKQLSIIIPVQNEEKTIESIIFEVQKLKPLEIIIIVNGSTDKTEELAKNCGATVITYKEALGIDTGRAVGAYFAKGDILLFIDGDFLIPSSDLLPFVQSVQNGTDLALNKLEDYYMYRLPYTIVTACKYAVNLACNRKDLGMGSTIAVPHAFSRKCIDIIGFDSLLSPTLSQVKTILAGLHIQKAHSVDVDKINRVRPKKHFSEEGHLSLATQQIIGDHIEAISYLLEQKGDTECS; this comes from the coding sequence ATGTGTAAAAATCCGATTTCTATTATTATTCGTATACAGCATAACATAAGAGTTTTAACTGAAATTTTGAAAGCCTGTGAACAACTACAGCCTTTAGAAATCATCCTTACTATTAACGGATGTATCGATGATTCCATTGATATTGCACAATCTTACAATTGTAAAATTATCACGCTAGAAGAACCGACAGAATCAAATAATTGTTATGTAATTGGTGCCAAAAAAGCAAAGGGTAAGTACCTCTTATTTTTAGATGCAAATTACAATATCAACCCTTCCTTACTTAAACAATTTCTTCAACCATTACTAGATGAATCAGCTGACTTAGTATTAAACAATTTAGATGATTTTTTTTATCAAAAGCAAAAGCCAACTATAGAAATGATTTGGCAGCAAGTTACGAATCATTTTTTTCATCGTCCAGATTTACATGTTAACTCATTATTATTTCCTCCCTATGCAATAACAAAAGAAATTCTTGAAGCAATTACTCCAGAAAGTTTATTAAATCCGATATTAGCACAAATGAAAATTATTAAAAATAAATTTCGGATTAGCAATCATTTTAAAATTTCTATACCGCAAATTCCCTCCTTCCCCTCAAAACAACTCATTCGTTATCACCTAGAAGCAATTGAAAATTGGATAAATATATTACAAAATTCAAGAGGAAACTATACTGATAATAATCGAAGGCGAGATATTATTTTAGAACTTCAAAACGGCGAACAAAGAGCTATACCAAAAATAATTACAGGTAAAGAGTTTTATTCAAATACTTATGGAAATAAACAATTATCCATCATTATCCCTGTTCAAAATGAAGAAAAAACGATAGAATCTATCATTTTTGAGGTGCAGAAATTAAAACCTTTAGAAATCATCATTATTGTTAATGGATCAACAGATAAAACAGAGGAATTGGCGAAGAATTGCGGTGCAACAGTTATTACTTACAAAGAAGCACTCGGCATTGATACCGGACGTGCCGTTGGTGCATATTTTGCAAAAGGTGATATATTATTATTTATTGATGGTGATTTCTTAATTCCTAGTTCTGATTTATTACCATTTGTACAATCTGTTCAAAATGGAACCGATTTAGCTTTAAATAAATTAGAGGACTACTACATGTATCGTCTTCCTTATACTATCGTGACTGCATGTAAGTATGCTGTTAATTTAGCATGTAATCGAAAAGATTTAGGTATGGGATCCACAATTGCTGTCCCTCATGCTTTTAGTCGAAAATGCATTGATATAATTGGATTTGATTCACTTCTTTCACCAACCTTAAGTCAAGTTAAAACAATTTTAGCAGGCTTGCATATACAAAAAGCCCATTCTGTCGACGTTGACAAGATAAATCGAGTTCGACCCAAAAAACACTTCTCTGAGGAAGGCCACCTTTCATTAGCAACACAGCAAATCATTGGTGATCATATAGAGGCAATTTCTTACCTCCTCGAACAAAAAGGAGACACTGAATGCTCTTAA
- a CDS encoding catalase translates to MNEKHDKYKKDLLDEDFNKHRELTEPAKFHSQTVGLRGPVLEQDSVLHESLQQFIHEKILERPVHVKGFGAFGYFQTIYSMSEHTKLSFLQNSNEKVPVMVRFSLAVSTKGTPDTARNVRGFSTKFYSKEGIFDLLCNHIPVFSVRDPMRFPETIQALLPSPKNNLIDPNRFWSFVAKAPESIHFVVRLYSNNGTAKSLRHIPGHSVNTYVWRNAEGNRKYVKYHWYPFEGVQYITSKEAIKLAAENPDYSGKDLYDAIKNGKPVEYGLYVQLMDPKDEAHLSYDPLDDTKVWDEQTYPLIPVGKMVLNKNPENFMEQVEKVAFSPSNLLDGAELSDDKMLQGRANIYSDSQRRRIGPEFRKLTINQQQDWTPANQITTGEGRYVEGKLERTSITKQDDFTQAGEFYTKLQPIEKEHLAENLASDLKVISDDIRKVVLGYFHKVSADLAAKIESALQKI, encoded by the coding sequence ATGAATGAAAAACATGATAAATATAAAAAAGATTTATTAGATGAAGACTTTAATAAACATCGAGAACTTACTGAACCAGCTAAATTCCACTCTCAAACAGTTGGTTTACGTGGCCCCGTACTAGAACAAGATAGTGTACTGCATGAGTCATTACAACAATTTATTCATGAAAAAATTTTAGAAAGGCCTGTTCATGTAAAAGGATTTGGTGCGTTCGGTTATTTTCAAACGATATATTCGATGTCTGAACATACTAAATTAAGTTTTTTACAAAATTCTAATGAGAAAGTTCCTGTTATGGTTCGATTTTCGTTAGCTGTTAGTACGAAAGGAACACCGGATACTGCTAGAAATGTACGCGGTTTTTCTACAAAATTTTATTCAAAAGAAGGAATTTTTGACCTTTTATGTAATCACATTCCTGTTTTTTCTGTTCGTGATCCAATGCGTTTCCCTGAAACGATTCAAGCATTATTGCCTTCACCTAAAAATAACTTAATAGACCCGAATAGATTTTGGAGTTTTGTCGCTAAAGCACCTGAATCGATTCATTTTGTTGTCCGTTTATACTCTAATAATGGTACGGCCAAAAGTCTTCGCCACATTCCAGGACATAGTGTTAATACATATGTATGGAGAAATGCGGAAGGTAATCGAAAGTATGTAAAGTATCATTGGTACCCATTTGAAGGTGTACAGTACATTACTAGTAAAGAAGCAATTAAATTAGCTGCTGAAAATCCTGATTATAGCGGGAAAGATTTATATGATGCTATTAAAAATGGTAAACCAGTGGAGTATGGTTTATACGTCCAGCTCATGGATCCGAAAGATGAAGCGCACCTATCTTATGATCCTTTAGATGACACAAAAGTATGGGATGAACAGACGTATCCTCTCATACCAGTCGGGAAAATGGTATTAAATAAAAATCCTGAAAATTTTATGGAACAAGTAGAAAAAGTCGCATTCTCTCCTTCTAATTTACTGGATGGTGCAGAACTATCAGATGATAAAATGCTGCAAGGGCGCGCTAACATTTACAGTGATTCACAAAGAAGAAGAATTGGTCCAGAATTTCGCAAATTAACGATTAACCAGCAGCAAGATTGGACACCTGCTAATCAAATTACAACCGGTGAAGGAAGGTACGTTGAAGGTAAACTTGAAAGAACTTCTATAACGAAACAGGATGACTTTACGCAGGCTGGTGAATTTTATACGAAGTTACAGCCGATAGAAAAAGAACATCTCGCTGAAAACTTAGCTAGTGATTTAAAAGTTATATCCGATGATATCAGAAAGGTCGTTTTAGGGTATTTTCATAAAGTGTCTGCTGATTTAGCTGCAAAGATTGAGAGTGCGTTGCAAAAGATTTAA